In one Primulina huaijiensis isolate GDHJ02 unplaced genomic scaffold, ASM1229523v2 scaffold26229_ERROPOS72855+, whole genome shotgun sequence genomic region, the following are encoded:
- the LOC140967669 gene encoding CDP-diacylglycerol--serine O-phosphatidyltransferase 1-like isoform X3: MEANGHLKAKHKDFVPHQNGDVYSSSIDYEFDPWTSWAYKPHTITFLLIGACFLVWASGVLDPEGSAGNDIVTSVKRLIQTSNALCYCFARGVWATVAVFLAYCLLQAPSTVLTRPHPAIWRLVHGMAVIYLTALTFLLFQRRDDARHFMKYLHPDLGVELPERSYGADCRIYIPENPTSRFKNVYETLFDEFVLAHILGWWGKAIMIRNQPLLWTLSVGFELMEFTFRHMLPNFNECWWDSIILDVLICNWFGIWAGMHTVQYFDGKTYEWVGISRQPNIMSKVKRTLGQFTPAQWDKDEWNPFLGPLRFIQVLSLCIIFLTVELNTFFLKFCLWIPPRNPLIVYRLVLWWLISIPTIREYNSYLQDRKPVKKVGAFCWLSLAICIVELLICVKFGKGLFPNSMPKWLVILWMCVGMWLLIFLGTWSWQLHRLIRRKLQ; the protein is encoded by the exons ATGGAAGCTAACGGTCATCTGAAGGCCAAACATAAGGATTTTGTTCCTCATCAAAATGGTGATGTGTATTCTTCAAGTATTGACTATGAGTTTGATCCATGGACTTCGTGGGCATACAAGCCACATACCATTACATTTTTACTTATCGGTGCATGCTTTCTTGT ATGGGCAAGTGGGGTGCTTGATCCTGAGGGTAGTGCTGGAAATGATATTGTTACCTCTGTGAAAAG ACTTATTCAAACTTCAAATGCTCTCTGTTACTGCTTTGCCAGGGGTGTATGGGCAACGGTTGCAGTGTTCCTCGCTTATTGCTTGTTACAAGCTCCTTCAAC TGTACTAACTCGGCCGCATCCTGCAATTTGGCGCCTTGTCCACGGAATGGCTGTCATTTACCTCACCGCATTAACATTTTTGCTTTTCCAG AGGCGTGATGACGCTCGACATTTCATGAAATATCTACATCCAGATCTAGGTGTCG AACTTCCTGAAAGATCCTATGGAGCTGATTGCCGAATTTATATACCTGAAAATCCTACAAGCAGGTTTAAGAACGTTTAT GAGACACTTTTTGATGAGTTTGTTCTGGCTCATATCCTCGGATGGTGGGGGAAAGCTATAATGATCCGTAATCAACCTCTTCTATGGACACTTTCGGTTGGATTTGAGTTAATGGAG TTTACATTTAGACACATGTTACCAAATTTCAACGAATGCTGGTGGGACAGCATCATTCTTGATGTCTTAATCTGCAACTGGTTTG GTATTTGGGCTGGAATGCATACTGTTCAGTATTTTGACGGTAAAACTTACGAGTGGGTTGGAATAAGCCGGCAGCCAAACATCATGAGCAAA GTGAAAAGAACACTTGGGCAGTTTACACCGGCCCAGTGGGATAAAGATGAATGGAACCCTTTTCTTGGTCCATTGCGATTTATTCAAGTTCTTAGCCTTTGCATCATTTTCTTAACCGTAGAGCTGAATACATTCTTTTTGAAGTTCTGTCTTTGGATTCCTCCTCGAAACCCCCTCATCGTATACAGGCTAGTTTTGTGGTGGCTCATTTCTATACCAACAATTCGTGAGTACAATTCTTACCTACAAGACAG GAAACCGGTGAAGAAAGTGGGAGCATTCTGCTGGCTCTCACTCGCTATATGCATAGTGGAACTCCTCATTTGTGTCAAGTTCGGAAAAG GATTGTTTCCTAATTCCATGCCAAAATGGTTGGTTATACTTTGGATGTGTGTTGGGATGTGGCTTTTGATATTCTTGGGTACATGGTCATGGCAGCTGCACAGATTAATCAGGAGGAAGCTGCAATGA
- the LOC140967669 gene encoding CDP-diacylglycerol--serine O-phosphatidyltransferase 1-like isoform X4 has product MEANGHLKAKHKDFVPHQNGDVYSSSIDYEFDPWTSWAYKPHTITFLLIGACFLVWASGVLDPEGSAGNDIVTSVKRGVWATVAVFLAYCLLQAPSTVLTRPHPAIWRLVHGMAVIYLTALTFLLFQRRDDARHFMKYLHPDLGVELPERSYGADCRIYIPENPTSRFKNVYETLFDEFVLAHILGWWGKAIMIRNQPLLWTLSVGFELMEFTFRHMLPNFNECWWDSIILDVLICNWFGIWAGMHTVQYFDGKTYEWVGISRQPNIMSKVKRTLGQFTPAQWDKDEWNPFLGPLRFIQVLSLCIIFLTVELNTFFLKFCLWIPPRNPLIVYRLVLWWLISIPTIREYNSYLQDRKPVKKVGAFCWLSLAICIVELLICVKFGKGLFPNSMPKWLVILWMCVGMWLLIFLGTWSWQLHRLIRRKLQ; this is encoded by the exons ATGGAAGCTAACGGTCATCTGAAGGCCAAACATAAGGATTTTGTTCCTCATCAAAATGGTGATGTGTATTCTTCAAGTATTGACTATGAGTTTGATCCATGGACTTCGTGGGCATACAAGCCACATACCATTACATTTTTACTTATCGGTGCATGCTTTCTTGT ATGGGCAAGTGGGGTGCTTGATCCTGAGGGTAGTGCTGGAAATGATATTGTTACCTCTGTGAAAAG GGGTGTATGGGCAACGGTTGCAGTGTTCCTCGCTTATTGCTTGTTACAAGCTCCTTCAAC TGTACTAACTCGGCCGCATCCTGCAATTTGGCGCCTTGTCCACGGAATGGCTGTCATTTACCTCACCGCATTAACATTTTTGCTTTTCCAG AGGCGTGATGACGCTCGACATTTCATGAAATATCTACATCCAGATCTAGGTGTCG AACTTCCTGAAAGATCCTATGGAGCTGATTGCCGAATTTATATACCTGAAAATCCTACAAGCAGGTTTAAGAACGTTTAT GAGACACTTTTTGATGAGTTTGTTCTGGCTCATATCCTCGGATGGTGGGGGAAAGCTATAATGATCCGTAATCAACCTCTTCTATGGACACTTTCGGTTGGATTTGAGTTAATGGAG TTTACATTTAGACACATGTTACCAAATTTCAACGAATGCTGGTGGGACAGCATCATTCTTGATGTCTTAATCTGCAACTGGTTTG GTATTTGGGCTGGAATGCATACTGTTCAGTATTTTGACGGTAAAACTTACGAGTGGGTTGGAATAAGCCGGCAGCCAAACATCATGAGCAAA GTGAAAAGAACACTTGGGCAGTTTACACCGGCCCAGTGGGATAAAGATGAATGGAACCCTTTTCTTGGTCCATTGCGATTTATTCAAGTTCTTAGCCTTTGCATCATTTTCTTAACCGTAGAGCTGAATACATTCTTTTTGAAGTTCTGTCTTTGGATTCCTCCTCGAAACCCCCTCATCGTATACAGGCTAGTTTTGTGGTGGCTCATTTCTATACCAACAATTCGTGAGTACAATTCTTACCTACAAGACAG GAAACCGGTGAAGAAAGTGGGAGCATTCTGCTGGCTCTCACTCGCTATATGCATAGTGGAACTCCTCATTTGTGTCAAGTTCGGAAAAG GATTGTTTCCTAATTCCATGCCAAAATGGTTGGTTATACTTTGGATGTGTGTTGGGATGTGGCTTTTGATATTCTTGGGTACATGGTCATGGCAGCTGCACAGATTAATCAGGAGGAAGCTGCAATGA
- the LOC140967669 gene encoding CDP-diacylglycerol--serine O-phosphatidyltransferase 1-like isoform X1 yields the protein MEANGHLKAKHKDFVPHQNGDVYSSSIDYEFDPWTSWAYKPHTITFLLIGACFLVWASGVLDPEGSAGNDIVTSVKRLIQTSNALCYCFARGVWATVAVFLAYCLLQAPSTVLTRPHPAIWRLVHGMAVIYLTALTFLLFQRRDDARHFMKYLHPDLGVELPERSYGADCRIYIPENPTSRFKNVYETLFDEFVLAHILGWWGKAIMIRNQPLLWTLSVGFELMEFTFRHMLPNFNECWWDSIILDVLICNWFGIWAGMHTVQYFDGKTYEWVGISRQPNIMSKVKRTLGQFTPAQWDKDEWNPFLGPLRFIQVLSLCIIFLTVELNTFFLKFCLWIPPRNPLIVYRLVLWWLISIPTIREYNSYLQDRKPVKKVGAFCWLSLAICIVELLICVKFGKGLNTYIFVPGRVINCPPPPPPPPPFPQSLSLEFNTTRLAILHLLIFQDCFLIPCQNGWLYFGCVLGCGF from the exons ATGGAAGCTAACGGTCATCTGAAGGCCAAACATAAGGATTTTGTTCCTCATCAAAATGGTGATGTGTATTCTTCAAGTATTGACTATGAGTTTGATCCATGGACTTCGTGGGCATACAAGCCACATACCATTACATTTTTACTTATCGGTGCATGCTTTCTTGT ATGGGCAAGTGGGGTGCTTGATCCTGAGGGTAGTGCTGGAAATGATATTGTTACCTCTGTGAAAAG ACTTATTCAAACTTCAAATGCTCTCTGTTACTGCTTTGCCAGGGGTGTATGGGCAACGGTTGCAGTGTTCCTCGCTTATTGCTTGTTACAAGCTCCTTCAAC TGTACTAACTCGGCCGCATCCTGCAATTTGGCGCCTTGTCCACGGAATGGCTGTCATTTACCTCACCGCATTAACATTTTTGCTTTTCCAG AGGCGTGATGACGCTCGACATTTCATGAAATATCTACATCCAGATCTAGGTGTCG AACTTCCTGAAAGATCCTATGGAGCTGATTGCCGAATTTATATACCTGAAAATCCTACAAGCAGGTTTAAGAACGTTTAT GAGACACTTTTTGATGAGTTTGTTCTGGCTCATATCCTCGGATGGTGGGGGAAAGCTATAATGATCCGTAATCAACCTCTTCTATGGACACTTTCGGTTGGATTTGAGTTAATGGAG TTTACATTTAGACACATGTTACCAAATTTCAACGAATGCTGGTGGGACAGCATCATTCTTGATGTCTTAATCTGCAACTGGTTTG GTATTTGGGCTGGAATGCATACTGTTCAGTATTTTGACGGTAAAACTTACGAGTGGGTTGGAATAAGCCGGCAGCCAAACATCATGAGCAAA GTGAAAAGAACACTTGGGCAGTTTACACCGGCCCAGTGGGATAAAGATGAATGGAACCCTTTTCTTGGTCCATTGCGATTTATTCAAGTTCTTAGCCTTTGCATCATTTTCTTAACCGTAGAGCTGAATACATTCTTTTTGAAGTTCTGTCTTTGGATTCCTCCTCGAAACCCCCTCATCGTATACAGGCTAGTTTTGTGGTGGCTCATTTCTATACCAACAATTCGTGAGTACAATTCTTACCTACAAGACAG GAAACCGGTGAAGAAAGTGGGAGCATTCTGCTGGCTCTCACTCGCTATATGCATAGTGGAACTCCTCATTTGTGTCAAGTTCGGAAAAGGTTTGAATACGTATATTTTTGTTCCAGGAAGAGTAATTAATTGTCCCCCTCCGCCCCCGCCCCCGCCCCCATTCCCACAGAGTCTGTCTCTTGAATTTAACACGACTAGATTAGCTATATTACACTTGCTGATTTTCCAGGATTGTTTCCTAATTCCATGCCAAAATGGTTGGTTATACTTTGGATGTGTGTTGGGATGTGGCTTTTGA
- the LOC140967669 gene encoding CDP-diacylglycerol--serine O-phosphatidyltransferase 1-like isoform X2 has protein sequence MEANGHLKAKHKDFVPHQNGDVYSSSIDYEFDPWTSWAYKPHTITFLLIGACFLVWASGVLDPEGSAGNDIVTSVKRGVWATVAVFLAYCLLQAPSTVLTRPHPAIWRLVHGMAVIYLTALTFLLFQRRDDARHFMKYLHPDLGVELPERSYGADCRIYIPENPTSRFKNVYETLFDEFVLAHILGWWGKAIMIRNQPLLWTLSVGFELMEFTFRHMLPNFNECWWDSIILDVLICNWFGIWAGMHTVQYFDGKTYEWVGISRQPNIMSKVKRTLGQFTPAQWDKDEWNPFLGPLRFIQVLSLCIIFLTVELNTFFLKFCLWIPPRNPLIVYRLVLWWLISIPTIREYNSYLQDRKPVKKVGAFCWLSLAICIVELLICVKFGKGLNTYIFVPGRVINCPPPPPPPPPFPQSLSLEFNTTRLAILHLLIFQDCFLIPCQNGWLYFGCVLGCGF, from the exons ATGGAAGCTAACGGTCATCTGAAGGCCAAACATAAGGATTTTGTTCCTCATCAAAATGGTGATGTGTATTCTTCAAGTATTGACTATGAGTTTGATCCATGGACTTCGTGGGCATACAAGCCACATACCATTACATTTTTACTTATCGGTGCATGCTTTCTTGT ATGGGCAAGTGGGGTGCTTGATCCTGAGGGTAGTGCTGGAAATGATATTGTTACCTCTGTGAAAAG GGGTGTATGGGCAACGGTTGCAGTGTTCCTCGCTTATTGCTTGTTACAAGCTCCTTCAAC TGTACTAACTCGGCCGCATCCTGCAATTTGGCGCCTTGTCCACGGAATGGCTGTCATTTACCTCACCGCATTAACATTTTTGCTTTTCCAG AGGCGTGATGACGCTCGACATTTCATGAAATATCTACATCCAGATCTAGGTGTCG AACTTCCTGAAAGATCCTATGGAGCTGATTGCCGAATTTATATACCTGAAAATCCTACAAGCAGGTTTAAGAACGTTTAT GAGACACTTTTTGATGAGTTTGTTCTGGCTCATATCCTCGGATGGTGGGGGAAAGCTATAATGATCCGTAATCAACCTCTTCTATGGACACTTTCGGTTGGATTTGAGTTAATGGAG TTTACATTTAGACACATGTTACCAAATTTCAACGAATGCTGGTGGGACAGCATCATTCTTGATGTCTTAATCTGCAACTGGTTTG GTATTTGGGCTGGAATGCATACTGTTCAGTATTTTGACGGTAAAACTTACGAGTGGGTTGGAATAAGCCGGCAGCCAAACATCATGAGCAAA GTGAAAAGAACACTTGGGCAGTTTACACCGGCCCAGTGGGATAAAGATGAATGGAACCCTTTTCTTGGTCCATTGCGATTTATTCAAGTTCTTAGCCTTTGCATCATTTTCTTAACCGTAGAGCTGAATACATTCTTTTTGAAGTTCTGTCTTTGGATTCCTCCTCGAAACCCCCTCATCGTATACAGGCTAGTTTTGTGGTGGCTCATTTCTATACCAACAATTCGTGAGTACAATTCTTACCTACAAGACAG GAAACCGGTGAAGAAAGTGGGAGCATTCTGCTGGCTCTCACTCGCTATATGCATAGTGGAACTCCTCATTTGTGTCAAGTTCGGAAAAGGTTTGAATACGTATATTTTTGTTCCAGGAAGAGTAATTAATTGTCCCCCTCCGCCCCCGCCCCCGCCCCCATTCCCACAGAGTCTGTCTCTTGAATTTAACACGACTAGATTAGCTATATTACACTTGCTGATTTTCCAGGATTGTTTCCTAATTCCATGCCAAAATGGTTGGTTATACTTTGGATGTGTGTTGGGATGTGGCTTTTGA
- the LOC140967686 gene encoding fructose-bisphosphate aldolase 3, chloroplastic-like, producing the protein MACSTAVKFNAASSSWIAGQHSINQRSGSAARFPSSRVSVIRAGSYTDELIKTAKSIASPGRGILAIDESNATCGKRLASIGLDNTETNRQAYRQLLLTTPGLGDYISGSILFEETLYQLTTDGKKFVDCLRDENIVPGIKVDKGLVPLPGSNNETWCQGLDGLASRSAEYYKQGARFAKWRTVVSIPCGPSALAVKEAAWGLARYAAISQDNGLVPIVEPEILLDGDHPIERTLEVAEKVWAEVFYYLAENNVVFEGILLKPSMVTPGADHKEKASAETIAKYTLTMLKRRVPPAVPGIMFLSGGQSEVEATLNLNAMNQSPNPWHVSFSYARALQNSVLKTWQGRPENIEAAQKSLLVRAKANSLAQLGKYSVEGESEEAKTGMFVKGYTY; encoded by the exons ATGGCTTGCTCGACTGCCGTGAAATTTAACGCCGCCTCCTCATCGTGGATCGCCGGTCAACATTCGATCAATCAACGGTCAGGATCGGCGGCTCGTTTCCCCAGTAGCCGTGTCTCCGTCATCCGAGCCGGATCTTATACTGATGAGCTCATCAAAACCGCT AAATCAATTGCTTCTCCAGGTCGGGGAATCCTAGCAATAGATGAATCAAATGCTACCTGCGGAAAGCGCTTGGCTTCCATTGGACTTGACAACACGGAAACCAACAGGCAGGCATATAGGCAACTTCTACTGACCACTCCTGGCCTAGGTGATTATATTTCTGGCTCTATTCTCTTTGAGGAGACACTTTACCAATTAACAACAGATGGGAAAAAATTTGTGGATTGTTTGCGTGATGAGAATATCGTACCTGGCATCAAAGTTGATAAG GGTTTGGTTCCTCTACCAGGATCAAACAATGAAACTTGGTGCCAGGGTTTAGATGGATTGGCGTCTCGCTCTGCGGAATACTATAAGCAAGGGGCTCGTTTTGCAAAATG GAGAACTGTTGTGAGCATTCCATGTGGTCCCTCTGCTTTGGCTGTTAAAGAAGCAGCTTGGGGTCTTGCTCGTTATGCTGCCATTTCTCAG GATAATGGTCTTGTGCCGATTGTTGAACCTGAGATTCTTCTTGATGGGGACCACCCAATCGAGAGGACTCTTGAAGTGGCAGAGAAAGTTTGGGCTGAGGTCTTCTACTACTTGGCAGAGAATAATGTGGTCTTTGAAGGAATTTTACTTAAACCTAGCATGGTAACTCCCGGTGCTGACCACAAAGAGAAGGCTTCTGCAGAAACCATCGCCAAATACACACTCACTATGCTCAAAAGAAGAGTGCCTCCTGCTGTTCCAGGAATCATG TTCTTGTCAGGAGGACAATCTGAAGTAGAAGCGACATTGAACCTCAACGCGATGAACCAAAGTCCCAACCCGTGGCACGTTTCCTTCTCCTATGCTCGAGCGTTGCAGAACAGTGTCCTAAAGACATGGCAAGGACGGCCAGAGAACATAGAGGCTGCGCAGAAATCACTTCTGGTGCGCGCAAAGGCAAATTCCTTGGCCCAGCTAGGAAAATACTCAGTCGAGGGTGAGAGTGAGGAGGCTAAGACGGGAATGTTCGTCAAAGGTTACACGTACTAA